The following coding sequences lie in one Rutidosis leptorrhynchoides isolate AG116_Rl617_1_P2 chromosome 6, CSIRO_AGI_Rlap_v1, whole genome shotgun sequence genomic window:
- the LOC139854204 gene encoding uncharacterized protein, which produces MGDIIITSDAIKDTSHLTFQCPILTATNYPIWSLRIKEIFKAHGIWESIEPGTDVDRKKDNDAIAYLYQSLPEDLILQVAGCTHAKKIWDAIKTCHLGVKRVMEARLQTLKAEFEAARMKDNEKIDNFATKLSEIASKSAALGNIIEETTLVRKILTAIPEKFLNMAATIEQLVDLKTVKFQEVVGRLKAYEERTSLKTTNNSHNQLLLSYE; this is translated from the coding sequence ATGGGGGATATTATCATTACCTCGGATGCAATCAAGGATACCAGCCATCTTACGTTCCAGTGCCCTATCCTAACTGCGACCAATTATCCCATCTGGTCGCTTAGGATCAAAGAGATTTTTAAGGCACATGGAATTTGGGAATCAATTGAACCTGGAACTGATGTCGATCGGAAAAAGGATAATGATGCAATCGCTTATCTGTATCAGTCTTTACCTGAAGACTTGATTCTTCAAGTTGCAGGTTGCACCCATGCAAAGAAAATCTGGGATGCAATTAAGACCTGTCACCTTGGAGTTAAACGAGTAATGGAGGCTAGGCTTCAAACTCTTAAAGCTGAATTTGAAGCAGCAAGGATGAAAGATAACGAAAAAATTGATAATTTTGCCACAAAACTTTCTGAAATTGCCTCAAAATCAGCTGCACTTGGAAACATCATTGAGGAAACCACGTTGGTGAGAAAAATATTAACTGCCATACCAGAAAAATTCTTAAATATGGCAGCCACTATCGAACAACTGGTTGATCTCAAAACGGTGAAATTTCAAGAAGTTGTGGGTAGGCTAAAAGCTTACGAAGAACGAACCAGTCTAAAGACTACAAATAACAGCCATAACCAACTTCTGTTGTCCTATGAATGA